In Flavimarina sp. Hel_I_48, the following are encoded in one genomic region:
- the lysA gene encoding diaminopimelate decarboxylase, with product MTHKDLLAVAKEYDSPVYVYDAAVIQSQYKRLKNAFNKVENLRINYAVKALSNIAILQLLQEQGAGLDTVSAQEVRLGLAAGVPAEHIIFTPNGVSLSEIEQVAKLGVQINIDNLSILEQFGTRHPKTPVCVRINPHVMAGGNANISVGHIDSKFGISIHQIPLLLRIVENTGMHINGIHMHTGSDILDIDVFLHAAEILFDTASHFENLEFLDFGSGFKVPYNEGDIETNIEELGDKLATRFNAFEKDYGKPLTLAFEPGKFLVSAAGRFLVSVNVVKQTTSTVFAQVDSGFNHLIRPMLYGSQHHIHNISNPEGRERFYSVVGYICETDTFASNRRIAEITEGDILAFENAGAYCFSMASNYNSRYRPAEVLFIDGKAQLIRERETFEDLLKHQIPLQGKKMEKKTASTENA from the coding sequence ATGACCCATAAAGACCTGCTTGCCGTTGCAAAAGAATATGATAGCCCCGTTTACGTTTATGACGCAGCGGTTATACAATCCCAGTACAAGCGTTTAAAAAACGCATTCAATAAGGTAGAAAACCTGCGTATAAATTATGCGGTCAAAGCCCTGTCCAATATTGCAATATTGCAATTACTACAAGAACAGGGTGCAGGCCTGGATACGGTTTCTGCTCAGGAAGTGCGTCTGGGACTTGCCGCAGGTGTACCCGCAGAACATATTATTTTTACGCCAAATGGTGTTTCCCTTTCTGAAATTGAACAGGTTGCAAAGCTCGGCGTGCAGATCAATATTGACAATCTTTCCATCCTGGAGCAATTTGGGACGCGTCATCCCAAAACCCCCGTTTGCGTACGTATCAATCCACATGTAATGGCTGGCGGAAATGCCAATATTTCCGTGGGGCACATAGATAGTAAATTTGGTATATCCATACATCAGATTCCGTTATTGTTGCGTATTGTAGAAAATACGGGAATGCACATCAACGGTATTCACATGCACACGGGAAGCGACATACTTGATATTGACGTTTTTCTGCACGCAGCAGAAATACTTTTCGATACCGCTTCCCACTTTGAAAATCTTGAATTTTTAGACTTTGGAAGTGGTTTTAAAGTCCCTTACAACGAAGGGGATATTGAAACCAATATTGAAGAACTGGGCGATAAACTGGCAACTCGTTTTAATGCCTTTGAAAAAGACTACGGCAAACCCCTGACACTTGCTTTTGAACCGGGGAAATTTCTTGTGAGTGCTGCAGGAAGGTTTTTAGTAAGCGTCAATGTGGTAAAACAGACCACCTCAACTGTTTTTGCTCAGGTGGACAGTGGTTTTAACCATTTAATACGGCCTATGCTTTATGGTTCGCAGCATCACATTCATAACATTTCAAACCCAGAAGGAAGGGAACGCTTCTATTCTGTGGTAGGCTACATTTGCGAGACGGATACATTTGCCTCAAACCGACGTATTGCCGAAATAACCGAAGGTGATATTCTCGCTTTTGAAAATGCGGGCGCTTATTGTTTCTCAATGGCAAGTAACTACAACTCCCGCTATAGACCGGCCGAAGTGCTTTTTATAGATGGCAAAGCTCAACTCATACGCGAACGCGAAACCTTTGAAGATTTATTAAAGCATCAAATCCCGCTTCAAGGAAAGAAAATGGAAAAGAAAACAGCGTCAACTGAAAATGCCTAA